From a region of the Mercurialis annua linkage group LG1-X, ddMerAnnu1.2, whole genome shotgun sequence genome:
- the LOC126666351 gene encoding O-fucosyltransferase 7 isoform X1 encodes MREMQLVQQKQRKWKGVVLLRKLLTCAICLIAMIALLSVHLQVLLPTSSSSSSSASSSAASVIPDLKLPTTTATSQQHEQEQSWSRELTPPHLSKPPQPSSQLDGGRAKGNSNSNFTKLWKPPPNRDYLPCVDPTPNYTPPGESRGYLLVHTNGGLNQMRAGICDMVAVARIINATLVVPELDKRSFWQDSSNFSDVFDEDHFIEALANDVKVIKKLPKEMAGSPKIVRHFRSWSGMDYYEGEIAHMWGDYQVIRAAKSDSRLANNNLPADIQKLRCRAFYEALRFAPRIEAMGKMLVDRMRSYGPYIALHLRYEKDMLAFSGCTHGLSSDEADELKKIREETAHWKVKEIDSREQRSKGYCPLTPKEIAMFLSALGFPSNTPIYIASGEIYGGDTRMADLQTLYPILMSKEKLASVEELEPFINHASQMAALDYIVSIESDVFIPSYSGNMARAVEGHRRFIGHRKTVSPDRKALVHLFDKIERGKLRDSESLSKQVIELHKHRQGSPRKRKGPISGTKGTDRFRSEEAFYVNPLPDCLCRRQSPSLNTSVVIR; translated from the exons ATGAGGGAGATGCAGTTGGTGCAGCAGAAGCAACGCAAATGGAAGGGAGTGGTGCTGCTGAGGAAGTTGCTAACGTGCGCCATATGCTTAATAGCTATGATTGCCCTCCTTTCCGTACATTTACAAGTGCTGTTGcctacttcttcttcttcttcttcctccgcTTCTTCTTCCGCGGCCTCTGTCATTCCTGATCTCAAGTTGCCCACCACCACCGCTACTTCTCAG CAGCATGAACAAGAACAGAGCTGGAGCAGAGAGCTTACGCCGCCCCATTTATCAAAACCGCCTCAACCTTCTAGCCAG TTGGATGGTGGCCGTGCGAAGGgaaattctaattctaatttcACCAAGCTATGGAAGCCTCCTCCTAATCGAGATTATCTGCCTTGTGTCGACCCTACTCCAAATTATACCC CTCCTGGTGAATCAAGAGGTTACCTTCTAGTTCATACAAATGGTGGTCTCAATCAGATGCGAGCTGGG ATATGTGATATGGTAGCCGTTGCTCGAATAATAAATGCTACTCTTGTAGTCCCAGAATTGGATAAAAGGTCATTTTGGCAAGATTCCAG CAACTTTTCAGATGTTTTTGATGAAGATCACTTTATTGAAGCTCTAGCCAATGatgtaaaagttataaaaaagcTTCCTAAGGAAATGGCAGGCTCTCCTAAAATAGTTAGGCATTTTAGAAGCTGGTCTGGAATGGACTATTATGAGGGGGAGATAGCACACATGTGGGGAGATTATCAG GTTATTCGAGCTGCCAAGTCAGACTCGCGTCTGGCAAACAACAATTTACCTGCGGACATTCAGAAGTTGCGTTGCCGTGCTTTTTATGAAGCCCTGCGTTTTGCACCTCGAATTGAAGCAATGGGGAAA ATGCTGGTGGATCGAATGAGGTCTTATGGTCCTTATATTGCTCTGCATTTACGATATGAAAAAGATATGCTTGCCTTTAGTGGATGTACACATGGTTTATCTAGTGATGAAGCAGATGAGTTAAAGAAGATCAG AGAAGAGACTGCCCACTGGAAAGTGAAGGAGATCGATTCTAGGGAGCAGAGATCCAAAGGTTATTGCCCCTTAACTCCAAAGGAGATTGCAATGTTCCTCAGTGCTCTTGGATTCCCCTCAAACACCCCCATATATATTGCCTCCGGAGAGATTTACGGAGGTGATACTCGCATGGCTGATTTGCAAACTCTCTATCCCATCTTAATGAGCAAG GAAAAACTGGCATCTGTGGAGGAACTTGAACCATTCATTAATCATGCATCTCAGATGGCGGCACTTGACTATATTGTGTCAATTGAAAGTGATGTTTTTATTCCGTCATACTCTGGAAACATGGCAAGAGCAGTTGAAGGTCATCGCCGTTTTATTGGGCACAGAAAGACAGTATCTCCAGACAG GAAAGCACTTGTTCATCTTTTTGACAAAATTGAGCGGGGAAAACTGAGAGACAGTGAAAGTTTATCAAAGCAGGTTATCGAACTTCACAAACATAG GCAAGGATCTCCAAGGAAAAGAAAAGGTCCCATCTCGGGAACAAAGGGCACGGATAGGTTTCGGTCCGAAGAAGCATTTTATGTGAATCCTTTACCGGATTGTTTGTGTAGAAGACAATCACCAAGTTTGAATACATCTGTTGTAATCAGATAG
- the LOC126666351 gene encoding O-fucosyltransferase 7 isoform X2 codes for MREMQLVQQKQRKWKGVVLLRKLLTCAICLIAMIALLSVHLQVLLPTSSSSSSSASSSAASVIPDLKLPTTTATSQHEQEQSWSRELTPPHLSKPPQPSSQLDGGRAKGNSNSNFTKLWKPPPNRDYLPCVDPTPNYTPPGESRGYLLVHTNGGLNQMRAGICDMVAVARIINATLVVPELDKRSFWQDSSNFSDVFDEDHFIEALANDVKVIKKLPKEMAGSPKIVRHFRSWSGMDYYEGEIAHMWGDYQVIRAAKSDSRLANNNLPADIQKLRCRAFYEALRFAPRIEAMGKMLVDRMRSYGPYIALHLRYEKDMLAFSGCTHGLSSDEADELKKIREETAHWKVKEIDSREQRSKGYCPLTPKEIAMFLSALGFPSNTPIYIASGEIYGGDTRMADLQTLYPILMSKEKLASVEELEPFINHASQMAALDYIVSIESDVFIPSYSGNMARAVEGHRRFIGHRKTVSPDRKALVHLFDKIERGKLRDSESLSKQVIELHKHRQGSPRKRKGPISGTKGTDRFRSEEAFYVNPLPDCLCRRQSPSLNTSVVIR; via the exons ATGAGGGAGATGCAGTTGGTGCAGCAGAAGCAACGCAAATGGAAGGGAGTGGTGCTGCTGAGGAAGTTGCTAACGTGCGCCATATGCTTAATAGCTATGATTGCCCTCCTTTCCGTACATTTACAAGTGCTGTTGcctacttcttcttcttcttcttcctccgcTTCTTCTTCCGCGGCCTCTGTCATTCCTGATCTCAAGTTGCCCACCACCACCGCTACTTCTCAG CATGAACAAGAACAGAGCTGGAGCAGAGAGCTTACGCCGCCCCATTTATCAAAACCGCCTCAACCTTCTAGCCAG TTGGATGGTGGCCGTGCGAAGGgaaattctaattctaatttcACCAAGCTATGGAAGCCTCCTCCTAATCGAGATTATCTGCCTTGTGTCGACCCTACTCCAAATTATACCC CTCCTGGTGAATCAAGAGGTTACCTTCTAGTTCATACAAATGGTGGTCTCAATCAGATGCGAGCTGGG ATATGTGATATGGTAGCCGTTGCTCGAATAATAAATGCTACTCTTGTAGTCCCAGAATTGGATAAAAGGTCATTTTGGCAAGATTCCAG CAACTTTTCAGATGTTTTTGATGAAGATCACTTTATTGAAGCTCTAGCCAATGatgtaaaagttataaaaaagcTTCCTAAGGAAATGGCAGGCTCTCCTAAAATAGTTAGGCATTTTAGAAGCTGGTCTGGAATGGACTATTATGAGGGGGAGATAGCACACATGTGGGGAGATTATCAG GTTATTCGAGCTGCCAAGTCAGACTCGCGTCTGGCAAACAACAATTTACCTGCGGACATTCAGAAGTTGCGTTGCCGTGCTTTTTATGAAGCCCTGCGTTTTGCACCTCGAATTGAAGCAATGGGGAAA ATGCTGGTGGATCGAATGAGGTCTTATGGTCCTTATATTGCTCTGCATTTACGATATGAAAAAGATATGCTTGCCTTTAGTGGATGTACACATGGTTTATCTAGTGATGAAGCAGATGAGTTAAAGAAGATCAG AGAAGAGACTGCCCACTGGAAAGTGAAGGAGATCGATTCTAGGGAGCAGAGATCCAAAGGTTATTGCCCCTTAACTCCAAAGGAGATTGCAATGTTCCTCAGTGCTCTTGGATTCCCCTCAAACACCCCCATATATATTGCCTCCGGAGAGATTTACGGAGGTGATACTCGCATGGCTGATTTGCAAACTCTCTATCCCATCTTAATGAGCAAG GAAAAACTGGCATCTGTGGAGGAACTTGAACCATTCATTAATCATGCATCTCAGATGGCGGCACTTGACTATATTGTGTCAATTGAAAGTGATGTTTTTATTCCGTCATACTCTGGAAACATGGCAAGAGCAGTTGAAGGTCATCGCCGTTTTATTGGGCACAGAAAGACAGTATCTCCAGACAG GAAAGCACTTGTTCATCTTTTTGACAAAATTGAGCGGGGAAAACTGAGAGACAGTGAAAGTTTATCAAAGCAGGTTATCGAACTTCACAAACATAG GCAAGGATCTCCAAGGAAAAGAAAAGGTCCCATCTCGGGAACAAAGGGCACGGATAGGTTTCGGTCCGAAGAAGCATTTTATGTGAATCCTTTACCGGATTGTTTGTGTAGAAGACAATCACCAAGTTTGAATACATCTGTTGTAATCAGATAG